Proteins encoded within one genomic window of Pieris brassicae chromosome 12, ilPieBrab1.1, whole genome shotgun sequence:
- the LOC123717295 gene encoding uncharacterized protein LOC123717295 yields MMTLRLKKAETNMKGKSKNGYGIRRSLFSSEDPEKMADELDKIKRHTIKQPENTREFCSYFYGRKKSTDPFYLVTSHATSSPKSAKTQRNYGLKEQVFTTYPTFVPGLHWSPSVDSFTDDGQDEQDFVCRRCRNCKETFVPERRVFKDNIIRFCDNSTMTFNVNDAACEVPRPRAAYSSTISITASDIAVRDEPEPQYSGGSEASVETTGSEAFPSRRIRALRPGTVWQNA; encoded by the exons atgATGACTCTGAGGCTCAAAAAAGCCGAAACGAATATGAAaggtaaaagtaaaaatggCTACGGTATACGACGATCTCTATTTAGTTCGGAAGATCCTGAGAAGATGGCTGATGAATTAGACAAAATTAAACGACATACAATAAAGCAGCCAGAAAACACTAGAGAATTTTGCTCATACTTTTATGGTAGAAAAAAATCGACTGATCCATTTTACCTTGTTACATCTCATGCGACATCGTCCCCAAAATCTGCCAAGACACAACGAAATTATGGCCTAAAAGAACAAGTGTTTACGACATACCCAACTTTTGTACCAGGTCTGCATTGGAGTCCCTCCGTAGACAGCTTCACTGACGATGGTCAAGATGAGCAAGATTTTGTTTGTAGAAGATGTAGGAATTGCAAAGAAACATTTGTACCTGAAAGAAGAGTGTTCAAAGATAACATTATTAGATTTTGTGATAACAGTACAATGACATTCAATGTAAACGATGCCGCCTGTGAAGTTCCACGTCCGCGAGCTGCCTATTCCTCGACTATTTCTATAACAGCTTCCGATATTGCAGTAAGAGACGAACCCGAGCCCCAG TATTCAGGAGGAAGTGAGGCTAGCGTCGAAACCACGGGCTCTGAAGCCTTCCCATCCCGGAGGATTAGAGCGCTGCGACCTGGCACCGTGTGGCAGAATGCCTAG